A window of Zavarzinella sp. contains these coding sequences:
- the pdxA gene encoding 4-hydroxythreonine-4-phosphate dehydrogenase PdxA: MGVFKPTLVFTLGDVAGIGPEVIVRSWIAVQQYCHPVIVGDLPTVAKTIKQFANHLTVQGIDQISPTWDTPENVVTCLNVPVAGLVDTPPGVISALAGRGAYDFLVRAIAETMAGRADGIVTAPLQKEGLSQAGVDYPGHTEILAAETGTSEYAMVLYGSGIAVAHVTLHTALRNVFGELSSSAVSEKIRLLHELLPQIVGEPARIAVAALNPHAGDGGLFGNEEALIIQPAVAQCQQLGINVVGPLPVDTLFVRAFRGEFNAVAAIYHDQGHIAMKLKCGWNLVNVTMGLPIVRTSVAHGTAYDIAGKGIADPSSMIHATEIAARLASSRRIG; the protein is encoded by the coding sequence GTGGGCGTTTTCAAACCAACTTTGGTGTTTACCCTGGGCGATGTCGCTGGCATTGGCCCAGAAGTCATTGTGCGTAGCTGGATTGCCGTTCAGCAATATTGTCATCCAGTAATTGTTGGCGACCTGCCCACGGTGGCGAAAACGATCAAACAATTCGCCAATCATTTGACTGTCCAAGGCATTGACCAGATCAGCCCCACGTGGGACACTCCGGAAAATGTAGTCACCTGCCTGAATGTGCCTGTCGCGGGCCTCGTTGATACCCCGCCTGGGGTGATTTCTGCCCTGGCCGGACGTGGGGCCTACGACTTCCTCGTGCGTGCCATCGCAGAAACCATGGCAGGTCGGGCCGATGGCATTGTGACCGCACCGCTGCAAAAGGAAGGACTATCCCAGGCGGGTGTGGATTACCCTGGGCATACCGAGATTCTGGCAGCAGAAACGGGCACCTCAGAGTATGCGATGGTGCTGTACGGCTCTGGGATTGCCGTCGCCCACGTGACGCTGCACACCGCACTGCGAAATGTCTTTGGGGAGCTAAGCAGTTCAGCTGTCAGTGAAAAAATTCGGCTGCTGCATGAATTATTGCCCCAGATTGTGGGGGAACCGGCACGGATTGCGGTTGCGGCACTGAACCCTCACGCGGGGGATGGGGGGCTATTTGGAAATGAAGAAGCTCTCATCATTCAGCCTGCCGTGGCACAGTGCCAACAGTTGGGCATCAATGTCGTTGGCCCGCTGCCAGTCGATACGTTGTTTGTGCGGGCTTTTCGTGGTGAATTCAATGCGGTGGCGGCAATCTACCACGATCAGGGGCACATCGCCATGAAATTGAAGTGCGGCTGGAACCTGGTCAACGTCACCATGGGCCTGCCAATCGTCCGCACCAGCGTGGCACATGGCACCGCTTACGATATTGCCGGCAAAGGCATTGCCGACCCCAGTTCGATGATCCATGCGACAGAAATTGCCGCCAGACTTGCATCTTCGCGCAGGATCGGCTAG
- a CDS encoding histidine phosphatase family protein encodes MRTKLYLIRHAATAINLMHPPQLQGRKMDPELHPKGVRQSEATRDFLAVYPLDVIYTSPLQRARQTADIIASPHQLTPIISDALIECDIGLWEGKTWEEIKETEPEEYRAFHADPATHGYAGGENFQQVYLRTLKAINEILDRHAGANILVVSHHIVNRTFLAGVLGMGPARARMISLDNCALSVIVQENGKTSLNCLNSSFHLDGIGM; translated from the coding sequence ATGCGAACAAAACTTTATCTGATTCGCCATGCAGCGACTGCCATTAATCTGATGCACCCCCCACAGCTTCAGGGCCGCAAGATGGATCCGGAACTGCATCCCAAAGGGGTGCGTCAGTCTGAAGCCACCCGCGACTTTCTGGCAGTCTACCCGCTGGATGTGATATACACTTCCCCATTGCAGCGAGCCCGGCAGACAGCAGATATTATTGCTTCCCCGCATCAACTGACGCCGATTATTTCCGACGCACTGATTGAGTGCGATATTGGACTGTGGGAAGGGAAAACCTGGGAAGAGATTAAAGAAACCGAACCGGAAGAGTACCGGGCATTTCATGCCGATCCTGCCACCCACGGCTACGCAGGTGGGGAGAATTTTCAGCAGGTCTACCTGCGAACATTAAAAGCCATTAATGAAATTCTGGATCGCCACGCGGGAGCGAACATTCTGGTGGTGTCCCACCACATCGTGAATCGCACGTTTCTGGCTGGCGTGCTGGGCATGGGCCCCGCCCGTGCCCGCATGATATCGCTGGATAACTGTGCTTTATCGGTGATTGTGCAGGAAAATGGCAAAACCTCGCTCAACTGCCTCAACAGTTCCTTCCACCTCGATGGAATTGGGATGTAG
- a CDS encoding protein kinase, with protein MLMFLRCVGEAVAAKGLKGLIGLVPMGEQIYEIASEAIERYRRECREARLREDVEQMVQASIEEVRNDAHAVANEVLSDRPPEEIAVLEQYLTQVPAVARQSLVHPQDLSGKSVPAMMNLLDPLQFGTLLPKRTPRFRNGETVPGSPQWRFVQLLGAGGFGEVWQAQHTFLDKQRAYKFCLDPAARDRLLRHEGEIIKRVMIASAGVRPDQHGIVPLEDAYLEGDAPWLAYEYVAGGDLAILVREHATKTPEVRGLRSLQILTHLADVIGRFHTLPEPIIHRDLKPANILLKKVGKNWLLRVTDFGISHVEADRGIRQATISTPQINLGETYRGAHTPIYASPQQKRGMKPDVRDDVHALGIIGWQLLLGDLSAERPAGKWRKRLLECQLSEPVLDLLESCWDDDPEERPANAAVLAMQLRSTSSKKTAPVQSVAAPMANPLIDKVKQQFADVQEYALKHSSSRRWYEENQFSIEDWKACAKLGLHEAMSMLARCYDEGIGVEKDAAEALNWFQLAADLGNPASMNNIGYYHDVGRGVTQSHSEAMKWYLKAADAGYAIAMRNIGILYENGQGVKLDFAEAMKWYLKAADAGYVAAMTSIGILYHNGCSVKQDYVSAMKWYLKAADADDATAMYNIGLLYENGQGVKQDYAAAMKWYLKAADAGYEAAMTNIGTRYHNGQGVKQDYAEAMKWYLKAADADDATGMNNIGLLYEYGQGVKQDYAEALKWYLKAADAGYASAMRNIGILYNNGYGVKQDYAEAMKWYLKAADAGDATAMNNIGTRYHNGQGVKQDYAEAMKWYLKAADADDALSMTNIGILYHNGYGVKQDYAEAMNWYLKAADAGDETAMNNIGVLCRYALGVQRDYAIAMQWFQKAAELGSGIAMRNIGSMYEDGEGVAKNLNEAKNWYQKAINAGDVDAKERFAKLTGRPSNPDDSDFDLELELE; from the coding sequence ATGTTGATGTTCCTGCGTTGTGTTGGTGAAGCTGTTGCCGCCAAAGGGCTGAAAGGATTAATTGGTCTGGTGCCCATGGGGGAGCAGATTTATGAAATTGCCAGCGAAGCAATTGAGCGTTACCGGCGGGAATGCAGGGAAGCTCGGCTGAGAGAAGACGTTGAACAAATGGTGCAGGCATCGATCGAGGAAGTTCGAAACGATGCCCACGCGGTTGCGAATGAGGTGCTATCGGATCGGCCACCGGAAGAAATCGCCGTTCTGGAACAATACCTCACCCAGGTTCCGGCGGTGGCACGCCAATCGCTGGTTCACCCACAGGATCTCAGTGGGAAATCGGTTCCGGCAATGATGAACCTGCTGGATCCGTTGCAATTCGGTACCCTGCTGCCAAAACGCACCCCACGCTTCCGCAATGGGGAAACCGTGCCAGGTTCGCCCCAGTGGCGGTTCGTGCAACTGCTGGGTGCGGGTGGTTTTGGCGAAGTCTGGCAGGCACAGCACACTTTTCTGGATAAGCAACGTGCCTACAAGTTTTGCCTGGATCCCGCCGCACGCGACCGGTTGCTGCGGCACGAAGGCGAAATTATTAAACGGGTGATGATTGCCAGTGCGGGCGTACGGCCAGACCAGCATGGCATTGTGCCACTGGAAGATGCGTATCTGGAAGGTGATGCCCCCTGGCTGGCGTACGAGTATGTTGCCGGTGGTGATCTGGCAATTCTGGTTCGGGAGCATGCCACCAAAACGCCCGAAGTACGGGGTCTACGGTCTTTACAAATCCTGACCCACCTTGCGGATGTCATTGGTCGTTTTCATACTTTGCCGGAACCAATTATCCACCGTGATTTAAAACCTGCCAATATTCTGTTGAAAAAAGTGGGCAAAAACTGGCTGTTGCGGGTGACCGATTTCGGCATCAGCCACGTAGAAGCCGACCGCGGCATCCGTCAGGCAACGATTTCTACCCCACAGATAAACCTGGGGGAAACCTATCGTGGTGCCCACACGCCGATTTATGCTTCTCCACAGCAAAAACGTGGCATGAAGCCCGATGTGCGGGATGATGTGCATGCACTCGGGATTATTGGCTGGCAACTGTTGCTGGGTGATTTAAGTGCGGAACGGCCCGCAGGCAAATGGCGTAAACGCCTGCTGGAATGCCAGTTAAGCGAGCCAGTATTGGATTTGCTGGAAAGTTGTTGGGATGATGATCCCGAAGAACGCCCCGCTAATGCAGCGGTACTGGCAATGCAACTGCGAAGTACGTCTTCGAAAAAGACTGCACCAGTCCAATCAGTAGCAGCACCTATGGCTAACCCACTTATCGATAAAGTGAAGCAGCAGTTTGCAGATGTTCAGGAATACGCACTGAAACATAGCAGTTCCCGCCGATGGTATGAAGAAAATCAGTTTTCAATCGAAGACTGGAAAGCATGTGCAAAATTAGGTTTGCATGAAGCAATGTCCATGCTCGCACGATGTTATGATGAAGGGATTGGCGTCGAAAAGGATGCTGCAGAAGCGTTGAACTGGTTTCAACTAGCAGCGGATTTGGGTAATCCAGCATCAATGAATAATATTGGCTACTATCACGATGTCGGACGTGGAGTTACGCAAAGCCACTCAGAAGCGATGAAGTGGTATCTCAAAGCGGCTGATGCTGGCTATGCAATAGCGATGCGAAATATTGGCATCCTTTATGAAAATGGACAGGGAGTTAAACTGGATTTTGCAGAAGCGATGAAGTGGTACCTTAAAGCAGCTGATGCTGGTTATGTAGCCGCAATGACTAGTATTGGGATCTTATATCATAATGGCTGCAGTGTCAAACAAGATTATGTATCAGCAATGAAGTGGTATCTTAAAGCGGCTGATGCTGATGATGCAACTGCTATGTATAATATTGGCCTCCTTTATGAAAATGGTCAGGGTGTCAAACAAGATTATGCGGCAGCAATGAAGTGGTATCTTAAAGCGGCTGATGCTGGCTATGAAGCTGCTATGACTAACATCGGCACTCGTTACCATAATGGCCAGGGTGTCAAACAGGATTATGCAGAAGCGATGAAGTGGTATCTCAAAGCGGCTGATGCTGACGATGCAACTGGTATGAATAATATTGGCCTCCTTTATGAATATGGCCAAGGTGTCAAACAGGATTATGCAGAAGCATTGAAGTGGTATCTCAAAGCGGCTGATGCTGGCTATGCATCAGCGATGCGAAATATTGGCATCCTTTATAATAATGGCTACGGTGTCAAACAGGATTATGCAGAAGCGATGAAGTGGTATCTCAAAGCGGCTGATGCTGGCGATGCAACTGCTATGAATAATATTGGCACTCGTTACCATAATGGTCAGGGTGTCAAACAAGATTATGCAGAAGCGATGAAGTGGTATCTCAAAGCGGCTGATGCTGACGATGCCTTATCAATGACAAATATTGGGATCTTATATCATAATGGCTACGGTGTCAAACAGGATTATGCAGAAGCGATGAATTGGTATCTCAAAGCGGCTGATGCTGGCGATGAAACTGCCATGAACAATATTGGGGTTCTTTGCAGATATGCATTGGGAGTACAGCGAGATTACGCTATCGCCATGCAATGGTTTCAGAAAGCTGCAGAACTTGGTTCGGGGATTGCGATGCGAAACATTGGTTCCATGTATGAAGATGGTGAAGGTGTTGCAAAAAACCTGAATGAAGCGAAAAATTGGTACCAGAAAGCAATTAATGCGGGAGATGTGGACGCAAAAGAGCGATTTGCAAAACTGACAGGCCGGCCTTCTAATCCAGACGATTCCGATTTTGACTTGGAATTGGAATTAGAATAG
- the rpsL gene encoding 30S ribosomal protein S12, producing the protein MPTINQLVRKPRVVQRSRSKHPAMMGCPQKRGVCLQVKTMTPKKPNSALRKVARVRLSNQIEVTAYIPGEGHNLQEHSIVLVRGGRVRDLPGVRYHIVRGVLDTQGVSDRKQARSKYGAKQDGK; encoded by the coding sequence ATGCCGACGATCAACCAGTTAGTCCGGAAACCACGTGTGGTTCAGCGTTCACGTTCCAAGCACCCAGCAATGATGGGCTGCCCACAGAAACGTGGGGTGTGCTTGCAAGTGAAAACCATGACACCGAAAAAGCCTAACTCTGCACTGCGGAAGGTGGCTCGTGTGCGGCTTTCGAATCAGATCGAAGTAACGGCCTACATTCCTGGCGAAGGCCACAACCTGCAGGAACACTCCATTGTGTTGGTGCGGGGTGGTCGCGTGCGGGATCTTCCCGGGGTGCGTTACCACATCGTCCGTGGTGTGCTCGATACCCAGGGCGTTTCCGATCGTAAACAAGCTCGTTCGAAATATGGGGCCAAACAAGACGGTAAGTAA
- the rpsG gene encoding 30S ribosomal protein S7, with the protein MSKKFTASYTQLKPDARYNSLLVSKFINCIMWDGKKSVATRIVYDAMDRIKQRMPDADPLQVFIQAIENVKPPVEVRSRRVGGANYQVPMPVKAKRQQALSFRWIINACRAKSGKPIFERLADELMAAYRREGEAMNKRDQTIKMADANKAFSHFAW; encoded by the coding sequence ATGTCGAAGAAATTCACCGCCAGCTATACTCAGTTAAAGCCAGATGCTCGCTACAACTCCCTGTTGGTGAGCAAGTTTATCAACTGCATCATGTGGGATGGCAAGAAATCTGTCGCCACCCGCATTGTTTACGATGCCATGGACCGGATCAAACAACGGATGCCCGATGCCGACCCACTTCAGGTCTTCATTCAGGCAATCGAAAACGTAAAGCCCCCTGTTGAAGTGCGTTCCCGCCGTGTTGGTGGTGCGAACTATCAGGTGCCCATGCCAGTGAAAGCCAAACGCCAGCAGGCACTGTCTTTCCGTTGGATCATCAACGCTTGCCGTGCCAAATCGGGCAAGCCGATCTTCGAACGTCTGGCTGATGAACTGATGGCCGCGTACCGTCGCGAAGGTGAAGCGATGAACAAACGTGACCAAACTATCAAGATGGCCGACGCCAACAAGGCATTCTCCCACTTCGCGTGGTAA
- a CDS encoding aldose 1-epimerase, producing the protein MLYHITQQERSAGGHPSTVFTLTSPERGSHAEVWVGNGFNCLTWVNRGEHLLHRAAEWEENPVPTRSGHPILFPFPNRIAQGRTQWAGKSIELPKNDSTKQNAIHGSAPRVAWDTTEFQAEAEFSSVKGTFRLQQHAPDLAVKWPGDGELQLEYILQPDCLQVNATVANRSTEEEFPFGLGYHPYFRLPHGTADDWQLQMRASSYWPLVDSIPTGEVLPCPSELDFSNVRPLKDLQLDHVLTGIQPLAKDEEFSLIAVLQSQEQAGKLEIWVTSHFRELVLFIPPHRQAVCIEPYTCTTNAINLHARGIDAGWQSLPPGGQVEMKVRYRWVN; encoded by the coding sequence ATGTTGTATCACATCACCCAGCAGGAAAGGAGTGCCGGTGGGCACCCTTCGACAGTTTTCACGCTGACCAGTCCCGAACGAGGCTCCCACGCGGAGGTCTGGGTGGGCAATGGCTTCAACTGCCTGACCTGGGTGAATCGCGGGGAACATCTGCTGCACCGTGCCGCAGAATGGGAAGAAAATCCCGTTCCCACCCGCAGTGGGCATCCCATTCTGTTCCCATTCCCCAATCGAATTGCTCAGGGCCGCACGCAGTGGGCAGGAAAATCGATCGAACTGCCCAAAAATGATTCCACGAAGCAGAATGCAATTCATGGCTCCGCACCCCGCGTGGCGTGGGATACCACAGAATTTCAGGCAGAAGCTGAATTTTCATCTGTGAAAGGAACTTTTCGCCTCCAGCAGCACGCACCGGACCTGGCGGTGAAGTGGCCAGGGGATGGGGAATTGCAACTGGAATACATCCTGCAGCCAGATTGCCTGCAAGTGAATGCAACGGTGGCGAATCGCAGCACCGAGGAAGAGTTTCCGTTTGGCCTGGGCTACCACCCGTATTTTCGCCTGCCCCACGGCACTGCGGATGACTGGCAATTGCAAATGCGTGCGTCCAGCTACTGGCCACTGGTAGATAGCATTCCCACCGGTGAGGTGCTGCCATGTCCCTCAGAGCTGGATTTCTCTAACGTTCGACCACTGAAGGACTTACAGCTCGATCACGTACTGACAGGCATTCAGCCACTGGCTAAAGATGAGGAATTTTCATTAATTGCGGTGCTGCAATCCCAGGAACAGGCGGGGAAACTGGAAATATGGGTAACTTCTCATTTTCGGGAACTGGTGCTGTTCATTCCGCCGCACCGACAGGCGGTGTGCATCGAACCGTATACCTGCACCACAAATGCCATCAATCTGCACGCACGTGGGATCGATGCTGGCTGGCAAAGCCTCCCACCTGGGGGACAGGTGGAAATGAAAGTCCGCTATCGCTGGGTGAATTGA
- a CDS encoding Ldh family oxidoreductase gives MPTISPQQLTKLSEAIFQAAGVPANESEIVSKSLVLSNLCGHDSHGVIRIPQYVGFLESGKLVSPVDLTVFQETPAMVAADGNWGIGQVQTYRLLDQLLPKCQALGIASGTLRRTGHIGRLGEYAEWAARNECVLFCTVNSHGSGRRVAPPGGTEGRISTNPICFGVPTAKDPVVLDFSTSVCAEGKVRVASQKGEQIPEGWVLDASGNPTTDPNALYADPPGSILPFGGNQGYKGFGLGLVMDLLAGSLSGGECSRPDRPMPGLGNSAVFVLFSIKHFGGSEHFLSTATNLTEFVRSSARREGVSQITLPGDPERTVRASRESTGIDIPDGTWKLIAETATKRNVSVEEFLV, from the coding sequence GTGCCGACCATCTCTCCCCAGCAACTCACCAAGTTGAGTGAAGCAATTTTTCAGGCGGCGGGTGTGCCCGCGAATGAAAGTGAAATTGTTTCTAAGTCGTTAGTATTAAGCAACTTATGCGGACACGATTCCCACGGTGTGATCCGGATTCCGCAATATGTGGGCTTTCTGGAAAGCGGAAAACTGGTCTCACCGGTGGATTTAACCGTCTTTCAGGAAACGCCCGCGATGGTGGCCGCTGATGGCAACTGGGGCATTGGCCAGGTGCAGACTTATCGCCTGCTCGATCAACTGCTGCCCAAATGTCAGGCGTTGGGGATTGCCAGTGGCACCTTGCGACGCACGGGGCATATTGGTCGGCTGGGCGAATATGCAGAGTGGGCAGCCCGCAATGAGTGCGTTCTGTTCTGTACCGTGAATTCTCATGGTTCCGGTCGTCGTGTTGCCCCACCTGGGGGAACGGAAGGCCGCATCAGCACCAATCCGATCTGTTTTGGCGTGCCCACTGCAAAAGATCCTGTGGTGCTCGATTTCAGCACATCGGTCTGTGCGGAAGGGAAGGTGCGGGTCGCATCGCAGAAAGGCGAACAGATTCCGGAAGGCTGGGTGCTGGACGCCAGCGGAAACCCCACCACCGATCCCAATGCCCTGTATGCCGACCCACCCGGATCGATTTTGCCGTTCGGTGGGAACCAGGGTTACAAAGGCTTTGGCCTGGGCCTGGTCATGGATCTGCTGGCTGGCAGCCTTTCCGGTGGGGAATGCAGCAGGCCGGATCGCCCCATGCCCGGCCTGGGTAATTCCGCAGTCTTTGTGCTGTTTTCGATCAAGCATTTCGGCGGATCAGAGCATTTCCTCTCCACCGCCACCAATTTGACAGAATTTGTCCGTAGTTCTGCCAGACGGGAAGGTGTATCGCAAATTACGCTACCGGGCGATCCGGAACGCACGGTGCGTGCGAGCAGGGAAAGTACCGGAATTGATATTCCCGACGGCACATGGAAGTTGATTGCCGAAACCGCCACAAAACGAAACGTGTCCGTTGAAGAGTTTCTGGTATGA
- the purN gene encoding phosphoribosylglycinamide formyltransferase — protein sequence MKTVPTVVMLSGSGRTLDNLLHHINEHGLPIRIIQVISSRTGVRGLEIAQQANIPTHVLRRKDFADLESFSEANFQICRQHHAGLVCLAGYLQLLKIPSDYHQKVVNIHPSLLPAFGGKGMYGHHVHEAVIASGIKVSGCTVHYVDDQFDHGPVIYQQTVPVEPGDSPELLADRVFAAECEAYPVALRQLVTELLSHE from the coding sequence ATGAAAACCGTTCCTACCGTTGTCATGTTGAGTGGGAGTGGTCGCACGCTGGATAATTTGCTGCACCACATTAACGAGCATGGCTTGCCGATTCGGATAATTCAAGTGATCTCTTCCCGCACGGGCGTGCGTGGGCTGGAAATCGCCCAACAGGCCAATATTCCCACTCACGTGCTGAGACGGAAGGATTTTGCCGATCTGGAATCGTTCAGCGAAGCCAATTTTCAGATTTGCCGACAGCACCACGCGGGCCTGGTCTGCCTGGCGGGCTATTTACAACTGCTGAAAATCCCGTCGGACTACCACCAGAAGGTGGTGAATATCCACCCATCGCTATTACCCGCGTTTGGTGGGAAGGGAATGTATGGCCACCACGTCCATGAGGCGGTGATTGCCAGTGGCATCAAGGTGAGTGGCTGCACCGTGCATTATGTTGACGACCAATTCGACCACGGTCCAGTGATCTACCAACAGACGGTGCCCGTAGAACCAGGTGATTCGCCGGAACTCCTTGCAGACAGGGTGTTTGCGGCGGAATGTGAAGCGTATCCTGTGGCACTGCGGCAGTTAGTGACTGAACTACTTTCCCACGAATGA
- a CDS encoding sugar phosphate isomerase/epimerase family protein, translated as MIRIDRRQLLSQGAAFAAALVAGSRVIGAETAKKYDISLAQWSLHRMLQQKKLAAIDFPKYTKETFDIHAVEYVNQFYMDKKKDDNFVKDLLKRTTDLGVKNLLIMCDREGALGDADEKKRTTAVENHYRWVEWAKMLGCHSIRVNASSSGTYEEQMARAADGLRKLTEFAAKMEINVIVENHGGLSSNGTWLAGTIKKVDHPRCGTLPDFGNFNLGGGKQYDRYKGVEELMPFAKGVSAKSHDFDEKGNEKATDFRKMMKIVAAAGYTGFIGIEYEGGRLSENDGIIATKKLLETVFAEMKNA; from the coding sequence ATGATTCGAATTGATCGTCGTCAGTTATTGTCCCAAGGTGCTGCTTTTGCCGCCGCATTGGTTGCTGGTAGTCGGGTGATTGGTGCGGAAACCGCCAAAAAGTATGATATTTCGCTGGCACAATGGTCGCTGCACCGAATGCTGCAACAGAAAAAGCTGGCAGCCATCGATTTCCCCAAATATACCAAGGAAACTTTCGACATTCATGCGGTGGAATATGTCAACCAGTTCTACATGGATAAGAAAAAAGATGATAATTTTGTGAAAGACCTGTTGAAACGCACCACCGACCTGGGGGTGAAAAACCTGCTGATCATGTGCGACCGTGAAGGTGCGCTGGGCGATGCGGATGAGAAGAAACGCACCACAGCGGTAGAAAATCATTATCGTTGGGTGGAATGGGCCAAAATGCTTGGCTGCCACTCGATTCGCGTAAATGCTTCCAGCAGCGGCACTTACGAAGAACAAATGGCACGAGCCGCCGATGGGCTTCGCAAGCTGACGGAATTTGCCGCAAAGATGGAAATCAACGTCATTGTGGAAAACCACGGTGGCTTATCCAGCAATGGCACCTGGCTGGCAGGCACCATTAAGAAAGTAGACCACCCACGGTGCGGCACATTGCCCGACTTTGGCAACTTTAACCTGGGTGGCGGCAAGCAGTACGACCGATACAAAGGCGTGGAAGAACTGATGCCGTTTGCCAAAGGTGTCAGCGCGAAATCTCATGACTTTGATGAAAAAGGCAACGAAAAAGCAACGGATTTCCGCAAAATGATGAAGATCGTTGCTGCAGCAGGCTACACGGGCTTCATCGGTATTGAGTATGAAGGCGGCAGGCTCAGCGAAAACGACGGGATCATCGCCACCAAAAAGCTGCTGGAAACCGTCTTTGCCGAAATGAAAAATGCTTAA
- a CDS encoding serine hydrolase domain-containing protein: MRIFFTAFTVFSAFTLLLAATCPIASAQNPDYQPAIDAIKARLASQQQEYGLPAVSIAVVANDRIIWSHGVGFQDQAKRIPADGTTVYRVGSVSKLFTDIAVMQLVDEGKLDIDARVQKYLPDFKPANQFEKAITLRQMMTHRSGLIREPPVGSYFDANPPSLAKTVTSMNGIPLVYEPEKQIKYSNGAIAAVGWAVETVDGRPFAKALRERILQPLGMKNSDFEKTPEIAKKVADAIMWTYQGEIFPAPTFELGEFPAGCLYSSAEDLANFMRVLMNQGKRDSFTLLKPKTLQEMFTPQFVPKEPPPPYSFGLGFVIEQFDGMQRMGHGGAVYGYSTELAFIPERKIGVVVITSKDVTNRITTRLANETLRALLACQDGKPQPTYPKFQPLPAGMASKVAGKYTLENKPGVEMIAHQDKLYALPENGGFLEEVFVNGEELITAGTLGSGFPFRWDGKTITARGLTYQKQAPPAPQPVSKEMAGVLGEYGPDHNVLFLVEKDGRLYCLIEWFFVYPLRRISADEYAFPDVGGLYHGEKLIFKRDETGKATQVVAASVLFERRLKRTLKPFQMLTR; encoded by the coding sequence GTGAGAATATTTTTCACTGCTTTCACTGTTTTCAGTGCGTTCACGCTTTTGCTGGCAGCCACCTGCCCAATCGCTTCCGCTCAGAATCCAGACTACCAGCCAGCAATCGATGCCATCAAGGCACGTCTGGCCAGCCAGCAGCAGGAATACGGGTTGCCCGCTGTCAGCATTGCGGTGGTGGCAAACGATCGGATTATCTGGTCGCACGGGGTGGGTTTTCAGGATCAGGCCAAACGCATCCCGGCCGATGGCACCACCGTCTATCGTGTAGGGAGTGTTTCCAAGTTATTCACCGATATTGCCGTCATGCAACTCGTGGATGAAGGGAAGCTTGATATTGACGCACGCGTGCAGAAGTATCTGCCCGATTTCAAACCAGCGAATCAATTTGAAAAGGCGATTACCCTGCGGCAGATGATGACCCACCGCAGTGGGCTGATTCGCGAACCACCCGTGGGCAGTTATTTTGATGCTAACCCACCCAGCCTGGCAAAAACCGTGACCAGTATGAATGGCATTCCACTGGTTTACGAGCCGGAAAAGCAGATTAAATATTCCAACGGTGCCATTGCCGCCGTGGGCTGGGCGGTCGAAACGGTCGATGGCCGGCCATTTGCAAAAGCGTTACGCGAACGCATTCTGCAGCCACTGGGGATGAAAAACAGCGATTTTGAAAAAACACCTGAAATTGCGAAGAAAGTGGCAGATGCGATCATGTGGACCTATCAGGGGGAGATATTTCCCGCACCCACCTTCGAGCTGGGCGAATTTCCCGCCGGCTGCCTCTATTCCAGTGCGGAAGATCTGGCCAACTTCATGCGGGTGCTGATGAACCAGGGGAAACGCGATTCCTTCACTTTGCTGAAGCCAAAGACGCTGCAGGAAATGTTCACACCACAGTTTGTACCGAAAGAGCCCCCACCACCCTATAGTTTTGGGCTGGGTTTTGTGATTGAGCAGTTCGATGGCATGCAACGCATGGGCCACGGTGGTGCCGTGTATGGCTATTCCACCGAACTGGCGTTTATTCCAGAACGCAAGATTGGCGTCGTGGTGATTACCAGCAAGGATGTCACCAACCGGATTACCACCAGGCTGGCTAATGAAACGTTGCGGGCGTTGCTGGCCTGTCAGGATGGGAAACCTCAGCCCACGTATCCCAAGTTTCAGCCACTACCCGCTGGAATGGCCAGCAAAGTAGCGGGGAAATACACCCTGGAAAATAAGCCCGGCGTGGAAATGATTGCCCACCAGGACAAGCTGTATGCCCTGCCGGAAAATGGTGGCTTTCTGGAAGAAGTATTTGTGAATGGTGAAGAACTGATTACCGCAGGCACCCTGGGCAGCGGATTCCCGTTCCGGTGGGATGGGAAAACCATTACCGCACGTGGTTTGACATATCAAAAGCAGGCCCCGCCCGCCCCACAGCCTGTTTCGAAGGAAATGGCGGGTGTGCTGGGCGAATATGGCCCAGACCACAACGTGCTGTTTCTGGTGGAAAAGGATGGCCGACTCTATTGCCTGATCGAATGGTTTTTTGTGTATCCGTTACGCCGGATCAGTGCAGATGAATACGCCTTTCCCGACGTGGGTGGCTTGTACCACGGCGAGAAATTGATTTTCAAGCGGGATGAAACCGGCAAAGCGACTCAGGTGGTTGCCGCAAGTGTGCTGTTCGAGCGACGCTTAAAACGCACATTAAAACCTTTTCAGATGCTGACACGTTAA